TTCATTCGGTTGAAATTAGTTTTTAAAAAAGTTTTACAAATTTAATACAATAAGTTGCAGACTTCTGCGTTTTATATTCAAGATTTTTATTTGATATTTGTAAAAAGAAAAATTGCCTTGAAAAAAACAATTGCTATTCTCCTGCTTTTTATCAGCCTATTCACTCATGCCCAAGCGGTTAGAAAATACTCCAACGAATTTATGAATATTGGAGTGGATGCTGCTGCGTTGGGAATGTCAAATGCGGTTACAGCAATGACCGGCGATGTAAATTCTGGCTATTGGAATCCGGCCGGTTTGATGAAAATAGAAAATAGCGAAGCGGCTCTGATGCATGCCAGTTATTTTGCCAATATTGCCCAATATGATTATGCGGCTTACGCCAAAAAATAGACGACCGAAGTGCTTGGGGTGTTTCCTTAATTCGGTTTGGAGTGGATGATATTTTGAATACTACTCAGTTAATTGACAGCGAAGGTAATATTGATTACAACCGCATCAGCCTTTTCTCTACCGCCGATTATGGCTTGACGTTTTCCTATGCCCGACGTCCAACATTAATAGAAGGATTACGGTATGGCGTTAACGCAAAAGTGATTCGCAGGATTATTGGAGATTTTGCCAATTCATGGGGATTTGGTTTCGATTTTGGATTGCAATATGAAAAAGACGATTGGCATTATGGTTTAATGTTGCGCGATATTACTACTACTTATAACGTTTGGGCCATTGATGAAGATAAATACAATGCCATTAAAGATGCCGTTGCCGGTCAAAACCAAGAACCGCCGGAAAGTACCGAAATTACGTTGCCAAAAGCACAATTAGGCATCGCCAAAAAATTTGAGTTTCACTACGACTATACCTTGCTGGCGGCTGTAAATCTTAACATGCAGTTTGCCCGCACCAATGATATCATTGCTTCCGATATAGTGAGTATTGATCCTGCCTTAGGATTTGAATTCGGCTATACTGATTTGGTTTTTCTTCGCGCCGGTGTAGGTAATTTTCAAAATGTAGAGCAAATTGACGGCAGTAAGAAAGTTAATTTTCAACCCAATATTGGTTTAGGCTTTAAATACAAAGGCATTCAGGTTGATTACGCCTTAACCGATTTGGGCGACCAAAGTGCCGCACTCTATTCCAACATCTTTTCGGTAAAAGTAGATTTGAGTATTTTTCAATAACCTTTAAATGAAATCGATGTTAAAATCTAAATTGTCTTTTCTGTTTTTGTTGGTATTGCTACTAAACAACAGCTTTACTTTTGGCCAAATGGCTTTAGCGGAAACAGCAAAAGTAAGCATCCTAACCTGTCAGGAAGGCAACGAACTGTACTCTATTTTTGGACATACCGCAATTCGAATTAAGGATGAAGCTAATGCTTTGGACGTGGTGTATAACTATGGAACTTTTGATTTTAAAACGGAAAATTTTTATTTAAAATTCATCAAAGGCGACTTGCGTTATTTCGTTTCAGCTTATTCGTTTAATGAGTTTTATTACGAATACACTATAGAAAACCGTTCTATTTATGAGCAAAATCTAAACTTGACAACGACTCAAAAGCAACAACTTTTCAATACGTTGAACAAAAGCTTAGAATCGGACGAGAAATATTATACTTATAAATTCATTGACCGAAACTGTACCAATATGGTGGTAGATAAAGTCAATCAAACCCTGGGACAACAGTGTATTGTAAAGACTACTGAAAAAAATAAAAGCTATCGGGAGATTTTGTTTCCGTATTTAGAAAATCATTTTTACGAAAATTTGGGCATCAACATCATATTTGGCAAAAAGACCGACGAAGAGGGCGAAAAGTTATTTCTTCCGAACCAATTCATGGAAAGTTTAAAAGTGGCAGAATTCAATGGGAAACTGCTTTCAGAACAACCCAAATCTATATTAAAAGCAGAACCTACTCCTCCGGAAAAATCGCTTTGGAATAATTTCAGTACTTTTTGCTTGGCACTTGGTTTACTGGTCTTCACCCGAAAAAGTTGGGTTTATCTTGTCTATTTTACTTTGATTGGTATGCTTGGGGTCTTTTTGTCTTTGGTTGGTTTTTATTCCCTGCACGAAGAGGTGGCGTGGAATTACAATGTATTACTATTCAACCCTTTGTTGTTGGTTTTACTCTACTTTTATTATACAAAAAACTTTAATTGGGTAAAAAATATAGCGCTGCTAAATTTGTTTTTACTGATAGTATACAGCATCTTTTTAGCCAACAAACCCAATTTTATTATGTTTTTACCAATGATAATCAGTTCGGTGATGATGTTGCTTCATTTTGTCAAACCCGGCAAACCAACTTTATTGGCCTCGGTAAAATAAAACGGTACTAAAGGTTTTGAAGATAATGTTGAAGTCGAGAAAAAGGCTTCGATGTTTGATGTAATATAAGTCGTATTGTAGTTTTATCAGACTGTCTTCGATAGTGGCGCCATACGAATAATTGACTTGTGCCCAACCCGTTAATCCGGGTTTTATGACGTGACGGGTTTCATAAAAAGGCATTACTTCGGCAATTTCATTTACAAAAACCGGTCGTTCCGGTCTTGGCCCAATGACAGCCATTTCGCCTTTCAGAATATTGTAAAACTGCGGAAATTCATCAATTCGGGACTTCCTTAAAATCTTCCCGAAAGGCGTCACTCTGGAATCATTGGAAGTTGCAAAAACAGC
Above is a genomic segment from Flavobacterium phycosphaerae containing:
- a CDS encoding lipoprotein N-acyltransferase Lnb domain-containing protein translates to MKSMLKSKLSFLFLLVLLLNNSFTFGQMALAETAKVSILTCQEGNELYSIFGHTAIRIKDEANALDVVYNYGTFDFKTENFYLKFIKGDLRYFVSAYSFNEFYYEYTIENRSIYEQNLNLTTTQKQQLFNTLNKSLESDEKYYTYKFIDRNCTNMVVDKVNQTLGQQCIVKTTEKNKSYREILFPYLENHFYENLGINIIFGKKTDEEGEKLFLPNQFMESLKVAEFNGKLLSEQPKSILKAEPTPPEKSLWNNFSTFCLALGLLVFTRKSWVYLVYFTLIGMLGVFLSLVGFYSLHEEVAWNYNVLLFNPLLLVLLYFYYTKNFNWVKNIALLNLFLLIVYSIFLANKPNFIMFLPMIISSVMMLLHFVKPGKPTLLASVK